In Longimicrobium sp., a genomic segment contains:
- a CDS encoding ABC transporter ATP-binding protein gives MLEVSGITRTYPNGVQALRGVSLSIPRGLFGLLGPNGAGKSSLMRTLATLQAPDAGSITFDGASVLDDPQAHRRRLGYLPQDFGVYPGVSALELLDHLAVLKGIADRRARREQVEALLAQTNLWEHRKRAVSGFSGGMRQRFGIAQALLGDPRLVVVDEPTAGLDPEERNRFHNLLSEIGEQVVVILSTHIVEDVRQLCARMAILAGGRVLCQGAPDELVGGLAGRVWAKTVEKHAVAGARESMHVLSAQLHAGRTRLRVLADDAPDASFEPVAPDLEDVYFHALGERKAA, from the coding sequence ATGCTCGAAGTTTCCGGCATCACCCGGACCTATCCCAACGGCGTGCAGGCGCTGCGCGGCGTTTCGCTTTCCATCCCCCGCGGGCTGTTCGGGCTGCTGGGGCCCAACGGCGCGGGCAAGTCGTCGCTGATGCGCACGCTGGCCACGCTGCAGGCGCCGGACGCCGGCTCCATCACCTTCGACGGTGCCTCCGTTCTCGACGATCCGCAGGCGCACCGCCGCCGGCTGGGGTACCTGCCGCAGGACTTCGGCGTGTACCCGGGCGTCTCCGCGCTGGAGCTGCTGGACCACCTGGCGGTGCTGAAGGGGATCGCCGACCGCCGCGCGCGCCGCGAGCAGGTGGAGGCGCTGCTGGCGCAGACCAACCTGTGGGAGCACCGCAAGCGCGCGGTGAGCGGCTTCTCGGGCGGAATGCGGCAGCGCTTCGGGATCGCGCAGGCGCTGCTGGGCGATCCGCGGCTGGTGGTGGTCGACGAGCCCACCGCCGGGCTGGACCCCGAGGAGCGCAACCGCTTCCACAACCTGCTCAGCGAGATCGGCGAGCAGGTGGTGGTCATCCTCTCCACCCACATCGTCGAGGACGTGCGCCAGCTCTGCGCGCGCATGGCCATCCTGGCCGGCGGCCGCGTGCTCTGCCAGGGCGCGCCCGACGAGCTGGTCGGCGGCCTGGCCGGGCGCGTGTGGGCGAAGACGGTCGAGAAGCACGCCGTCGCCGGCGCGCGCGAGTCGATGCACGTGCTTTCCGCCCAGCTGCACGCCGGGCGCACGCGGCTCCGCGTGCTGGCCGACGACGCGCCGGATGCGTCGTTCGAGCCGGTGGCGCCGGACCTTGAAGACGTGTACTTCCACGCGCTGGGCGAGCGGAAGGCGGCCTGA